The Cyanobacteriota bacterium genomic sequence AATTTCCTTTGAGCAAGCGATTGTTGCCAATGCTACAGGCATGACGATCGCTAAACGAGGAATGCTAGGGTATAACTTCACAGGTCATGTCGATGAAGCCACTAAGCTCTACGATGTCGATCAACTCAAGGAACTGGGTGGCATTGTTGACTACGTAGTAGGCGCAAAACCCGGCCCCGGTGTATTTGTGTTTGCTACCCAAGATGACCCTTACCACAAGCACTACCTCAACTATTACAAAATGGGTGAAGGCCCACTGTACAGTTTCTATACTCCCTATCACCTTTGCCATTTTGAGGTGCCCTTATCGGTGGCCCGTGTGGCGTTATTCAGAGATGTAGTCATTGCGCCTCTAGCAGGGCCAAAAGTAGATGTCATTGCCGTGGCTAAAACTGACCTCAAGGCAGGGGAGACTCTTGATGGTATTGGTTATTACATGACCTACGGACAATGTGAACGCTCAGAGGTTGTTTGGGCACAGCGGCTGTTACCAATCGGGCTAGCAGAAGGCTGTCGGTTAAAGCGAGATATTCCCAAAGACCAAGTGCTAACCTATGATGATGTGGAATTGCCAGAGGGTCGCCTGTGCGATCGGTTGCGGGCAGAGCAAGATAATTATTTTGCGCCAGCCAACAAACTCGCAATGGCCAGTTAGGGCTATCCTACAGGTTAGTTCATTCATCATGCGTCTTTAGCGATAACTATGTCTCAATCAACGTCTCAACCAACGAGTCGGCTCAGTGAAATCTCTCTGGTTACTGCTAATTTTGGTGAGGGCATTGTCCTTGCTGATGTGCTCCAAGACTGGTTTCACTTTTTAGGGGGAAAGCCTGGTGAGGTTGTATTCATCGACTGTGGCAGTGATACAGAAACCCAGACCATCTGCTGGCAACTTTACCAAGAGGGATTAATCGACAGATTGCAGTTGATTCACCCAGACAATGATGATTTTGGGCGAGACAAGGGCTATATCAAGGAATACACAGCCGGCGCGGTTGCTAGCAAGCCCTATCTAGTGCTGTTTAAAACAGATACCTTGCCCTATCGGCGGGGGCACGACGGCTGGCTAGAGGAGGCACTAGACTATCTTGATCGTGACGACATATTTGCCATCAGTGGTGCGTGGAACCTGCCTTCAAAACATCGTGATGCTTGGGATGGCTGGTACTTCAGCAAGAAGTGTAGCTATAACTTTGCTGTAATTAAACGGGATAAGTTTATGGCAGCCGCCCATGAGTTTGCCCATGACTTTATCCTTTCTGGATTTACGGGCAAAAACCCAGCAGAAGCTACAGACCAAGGACGCTATTTTATCGAGGTTGCCTTTGAAAAATACCTAGAACAACATGGTATTGATGTGTTGTCTAAGGTGGAAGACATTAATTGGACTGTGTTCCACACTAACACTCACAATCAACTCCTCAAGCAAGTTAGGGAAGACTACCTGGCACGACGTAATGTTGAGCAGTTTATGAATCTTGGTTTTTCTGACAAGGAGCCGGATCCATCAAAGGCACGATACTACGGTTTGCCAGTGCCACAGGTTAGTTTTCTTAAAAAGTTGCGGATTGCCTTTGGAGCATCACCCTTGGGCACTCCCTGGCGAAGCTTGAAGCGGCGATTACCCCAAAAAAGTACACCATAGTGCTAGGCTCAGCCCTGCTCAGACTAGATAGCCGTGCGATCGTCAACCCAGGAACTGTCAAGGTTAGCTGTTACAACATATTCTCAGGCGATATTGCTGTTAAGCTACTCTTAAACTACAGTACCGACCAGTAATATTGCTTTGGTGAATCAGCTTGCCATAGCCAGAAGGCCTTGCGTGGCTCAGCTTGAGTTAACCAATGTTGAATGAATAATGGAACAGTGTTGAGGAGGTTAGTCACTATGGCCAAGATTGGGAATACACGAGTATTTCGCCTAAGTAGGTTAGTTCGAGGGGTAACCCTAGCGACGTTGGTATCAACAGTAGGGTTGTTAACCGCTTGTCAAGAGCCTGCTCCTACGGGTGCGGGCAGCAGTCCTAGTGACTCATCTCCATCTGCTGGTGGCGGAGATGGCCTGAAAATTGGCACGCTCTTACCAGCAACGGGAGATCTTGCTTCCGTTGGACAGCCGATGTTGGCCTCAGTGCCACTCTTAGTAGAGACGGTCAACGCCTGTGGAGGGGTTAATGGCAAGCCTGTTACCCTAGTTACGGCAGATGACCAAACTGACCCAGCAGCGGGCGTAGAAGCTATGACAAAGCTGGTAGAAGTCGATAAAGTGGCTGGTGTGGTTGGCTCCTTTGCCAGTGGTGTGTCTGGGGCAGCAGTAAACGTAGCAGTGCGTGGCAAGGTGATGATGATCTCACCCGGTAGCACTAGCCCTGTGTTAACTGAGCGGGCAAAGAAAGGCGAGTTTGATGGATTTTGGGCAAGGACAGCCCCACCTGATACCTATCAAGCTAAGGCACTGGCCAAGCTAGCCTCAGAAAGGGGGCTAAAGAAAGTGGCGACGATCGCCATTAACAATGACTATGGCGTCGCCTTCGAGCAGGAGTTTGTGAAGGCATTCAAGGCATTAGGGGGCACTGTAGTGAACGAAAGTAATCCTACTCGCTATGACCCCAAAGCCACAACCTTTGATACGGAAGTTAAGGCGGCCTTTGGCAGCAAGCCCGATGGTGTAGCGGCGGTGCTCTACGCTGAGACAGGTAGCCTTGTGCTAAAAGCAGCTTACCAGCAAAACCTCATGCAAGGAGTAACGGTGCTGTTGACAGATGGGGTTTATGCAGACGATTTTCCTGCTCAGGTAGGTAAGACTAAGGAGGGTAAGGTGATTTTAAGTGGCGCGATCGGCACAGTTCCCGGTGCTGGAGGCAAAGATTTAGCTGCCTTTACCAAGTTTTGGGAAGAGAAGCAAAAACGTCCCATGGCCCCCTATGTTCCCCATTCATGGGATGCAGCAGCATTGCTTGTCTTGTCTGCC encodes the following:
- a CDS encoding glycosyltransferase family 2 protein, which produces MSQSTSQPTSRLSEISLVTANFGEGIVLADVLQDWFHFLGGKPGEVVFIDCGSDTETQTICWQLYQEGLIDRLQLIHPDNDDFGRDKGYIKEYTAGAVASKPYLVLFKTDTLPYRRGHDGWLEEALDYLDRDDIFAISGAWNLPSKHRDAWDGWYFSKKCSYNFAVIKRDKFMAAAHEFAHDFILSGFTGKNPAEATDQGRYFIEVAFEKYLEQHGIDVLSKVEDINWTVFHTNTHNQLLKQVREDYLARRNVEQFMNLGFSDKEPDPSKARYYGLPVPQVSFLKKLRIAFGASPLGTPWRSLKRRLPQKSTP
- a CDS encoding ABC transporter substrate-binding protein, with product MAKIGNTRVFRLSRLVRGVTLATLVSTVGLLTACQEPAPTGAGSSPSDSSPSAGGGDGLKIGTLLPATGDLASVGQPMLASVPLLVETVNACGGVNGKPVTLVTADDQTDPAAGVEAMTKLVEVDKVAGVVGSFASGVSGAAVNVAVRGKVMMISPGSTSPVLTERAKKGEFDGFWARTAPPDTYQAKALAKLASERGLKKVATIAINNDYGVAFEQEFVKAFKALGGTVVNESNPTRYDPKATTFDTEVKAAFGSKPDGVAAVLYAETGSLVLKAAYQQNLMQGVTVLLTDGVYADDFPAQVGKTKEGKVILSGAIGTVPGAGGKDLAAFTKFWEEKQKRPMAPYVPHSWDAAALLVLSAQASGQNTGEGIRNKLRDVANAPGEEVSDVCKALELLKQGKDINYQGMSGSVDIDEYGDVSGVYDIWQVEPDGKLKVVGQVTPQ